Proteins co-encoded in one Gossypium arboreum isolate Shixiya-1 chromosome 11, ASM2569848v2, whole genome shotgun sequence genomic window:
- the LOC108474070 gene encoding uncharacterized protein LOC108474070 isoform X8, translating into MEAERKRAKGGFFQLFDWNGKSRKKLFSNNSELQESKRGKAEEHAVKPPPYSVQREGDEYSATSNNTRSGDFNSSSSVTSDEGYGSRAPGVVARLMGLDSLPTLNVSELSSIPYSGSSSLRVSHTERNTPNLWNEYQPADYANISNKLDRSSSNPIEPRSRKVQNRPIERFQTEILPPKSAKPIPITHHKLLSPIRNPAFTPTKNAAYIMEAAAKIIEASPQATSKGKVPSFGSSSVPLKMRNLKEKIEAAHKASRPQRADECGESTVKPLKVQHKDKIRCKSDYTPTFRITKDSEKSISNGSRKKGKAVSLAEQARVSIQRKEGSSSSFNGSVVNKKERNDAKRKQFSTSVSDVQRTVEKRTSANRTNNVLRQNNQKQNCISNRDYSTSKSSTLDQQGKNGRSINGTTGLNRTVNSRKTVSVATDTAKEVPMSRRKNLPRKKRPVNEDLPVGETVPDISSKNGGERSIKCNVTADGHLNQDSDIKKTSMDVISFTFTSPLSRSMPDVSSTSKVSEQSSSFDTDPSSDNDLLFLKSSSFSSPGFNVIGGDALSVILEKKLQELTCRIESSNCNIIIEGTSASPTSSLQNSVPSSDTATTTSAAHQKTLQVDLDHDISYSSSDFDHSSDKLGIDWGKWQLSEEIEEQNAGSSSSENDIEVDNQHPGLLLTLKHAVTSGSCSGSRNREMDKKHLTRPPNSGDCKESTDWENGFVKMVLKDSELLFTEYALGQTEKVMTLKASNQLEHLNGAERNGEDYKLEQKLLLDCVSECVESRYRQVSVGSCKGLVKWEILIQNREWLAKEVYKEIFGWKSLDDTMVDDLVDKDMSTKYGRWLDFDMEAFEEGVEIEKIVLTSLVDELVSDLLLLL; encoded by the exons ATGGAGGCTGAAAGGAAACGTGCAAAGGGAGGGTTTTTTCAATTATTTGATTGGAATGGTAAATCTCGAAAGAAGCTGTTTTCAAACAATTCTGAGTTACAAG AATCAAAGAGAGGAAAAGCTGAGGAACATGCAGTGAAGCCGCCGCCTTATTCGGTG CAGAGAGAGGGGGATGAGTATAGTGCCACTTCAAATAATACGCGAAGTGGTGATTTTAATTCTTCTTCTTCAGTGACTAGTGATGAAGGATATGGATCTAGAGCGCCTGGGGTTGTTGCTAGGCTTATGGGGTTGGACTCGTTGCCGACATTGAATGTCTCTGAGCTTTCTTCCATCCCGTACTCAGGGTCTTCTTCTCTTAGAGTATCTCACACTGAAAGAAATACTCCTAATTTATGGAATGAATATCAACCTGCAGACTACGCTAACATTTCTAACAAGCTTGACAGGTCGTCTTCAAATCCCATTGAACCAAGGTCTCGTAAGGTGCAGAACCGACCAATTGAGAGATTTCAGACTGAAATATTGCCTCCAAAGTCAGCAAAGCCAATTCCAATCACTCATCATAAGCTTTTGTCTCCTATCAGGAATCCAGCATTCACCCCAACCAAGAACGCAGCTTATATAATGGAAGCAGCTGCAAAGATTATTGAGGCTAGTCCTCAGGCAACTTCCAAAGGTAAAGTGCCATCATTTGGGTCCTCCTCTGTTCCTTTGAAAATGCGGAATTTGAAAGAGAAAATTGAAGCTGCACATAAAGCATCCAGGCCTCAAAGAGCCGATGAGTGTGGTGAGAGTACGGTGAAGCCTTTGAAAGTACAGCACAAGGACAAGATTCGCTGTAAATCAGATTATACACCAACATTCAGGATAACTAAGGACTCAGAAAAAAGTATTTCTAATGGTTcaaggaaaaagggaaaagcaGTCTCACTTGCAGAACAAGCAAGGGTTAGTATTCAAAGGAAAGAAGGGTCATCATCGAGTTTTAATGGGAGTGTAGTGAACAAGAAGGAAAGGAATGATGCTAAAAGAAAACAGTTTTCTACAAGTGTGTCAGACGTACAAAGGACAGTGGAGAAAAGAACCTCTGCAAACAGGACTAACAATGTGCTGAGGCAGAATAATCAGAAGCAGAATTGCATATCCAATAGAGATTATTCAACATCAAAGAGTTCAACCTTGGACCAACAAGGTAAAAATGGTAGGTCCATAAATGGTACAACAGGGCTTAATAGGACCGTAAACTCCAGGAAGACGGTTTCAGTGGCAACTGATACTGCAAAGGAGGTCCCAATGTCTAGAAGAAAGAATTTGCCTAGAAAGAAACGTCCTGTAAATGAGGATCTTCCAGTTGGAGAAACTGTTCCTGATATATCATCTAAAAATGGTGGTGAAAGGTCCATAAAATGTAATGTTACAGCTGATGGGCACTTAAATCAGGATTCAGATATAAAGAAAACAAGCATGGATgtcatttcatttacatttacatcCCCCTTATCAAGGTCCATGCCTGACGTATCTTCCACTAGTAAAGTTTCTGAACAGAGCAGCAGCTTTGATACTGATCCTTCTAGTGACAATGATTTGCTATTTTTAAAAAGCTCGTCATTTTCTTCTCCTGGATTCAATGTAATTGGTGGGGATGCTCTGAGTGTTATTTTGGAGAAAAAGCTTCAAGAATTGACATGTAGAATCGAGTCATCCAACTGCAATATCATTATAGAGGGGACTTCTGCTAGCCCCACTTCCAGTTTGCAAAACTCAGTGCCCTCATCTGATACAGCAACCACAACATCAGCAGCACATCAAAAAACTCTTCAGGTGGATCTAGATCATGATATCTCATATAGCTCAAGTGACTTTGATCACTCTTCTGACAAGCTGGGGATTGATTGGGGAAAGTGGCAG CTATCTGAAGAAATCGAAGAGCaaaatgctggcagcagcagcaGTGAGAATGACATAGAAGTTGATAACCAACATCCCGGCCTGCTTTTGACTCTTAAACATGCTGTCACGAGTGGTAGCTGCTCAGGTAGCAGAAACA GAGAAATGGACAAAAAGCATTTAACAAGGCCACCAAATTCCGGAGATTGTAAAGAGTCAACCGATTGGGAAAACGGTTTTGTGAAAATGGTGCTAAAAGATTCTGAGCTACTATTTACAGAATATGCATTGGGTCAGACTGAGAAGGTTATGACCCTGAAGGCTTCCAATCAGCTTGAGCATCTGAATGGAGCGGAGAGAAATGGAGAAGATTACAAACTCGAACAAAAGCTTCTACTTGATTGCGTGAGTGAATGCGTGGAGTCAAGGTACAGACAGGTTTCAGTTGGAAGCTGCAAAGGTTTGGTTAAATGGGAAATTTTGATCCAAAATAGGGAGTGGTTGGCAAAAGAGGTGTACAAAGAAATTTTTGGTTGGAAAAGCTTGGATGATACCATGGTGGATGATCTTGTAGACAAGGACATGAGCACAAAGTATGGAAGATGGCTTGATTTTGACATGGAAGCATTTGAAGAGGGTGTAGAAATCGAGAAgattgtattaacttctttagtTGATGAATTAGTTTCTGATTTATTATTATTGCTTTAA
- the LOC108474070 gene encoding uncharacterized protein LOC108474070 isoform X1, translated as MTKAIMEAERKRAKGGFFQLFDWNGKSRKKLFSNNSELQEESKRGKAEEHAVKPPPYSVQREGDEYSATSNNTRSGDFNSSSSVTSDEGYGSRAPGVVARLMGLDSLPTLNVSELSSIPYSGSSSLRVSHTERNTPNLWNEYQPADYANISNKLDRSSSNPIEPRSRKVQNRPIERFQTEILPPKSAKPIPITHHKLLSPIRNPAFTPTKNAAYIMEAAAKIIEASPQATSKGKVPSFGSSSVPLKMRNLKEKIEAAHKASRPQRADECGESTVKPLKVQHKDKIRCKSDYTPTFRITKDSEKSISNGSRKKGKAVSLAEQARVSIQRKEGSSSSFNGSVVNKKERNDAKRKQFSTSVSDVQRTVEKRTSANRTNNVLRQNNQKQNCISNRDYSTSKSSTLDQQGKNGRSINGTTGLNRTVNSRKTVSVATDTAKEVPMSRRKNLPRKKRPVNEDLPVGETVPDISSKNGGERSIKCNVTADGHLNQDSDIKKTSMDVISFTFTSPLSRSMPDVSSTSKVSEQSSSFDTDPSSDNDLLFLKSSSFSSPGFNVIGGDALSVILEKKLQELTCRIESSNCNIIIEGTSASPTSSLQNSVPSSDTATTTSAAHQKTLQVDLDHDISYSSSDFDHSSDKLGIDWGKWQLSEEIEEQNAGSSSSENDIEVDNQHPGLLLTLKHAVTSGSCSGSRNREMDKKHLTRPPNSGDCKESTDWENGFVKMVLKDSELLFTEYALGQTEKVMTLKASNQLEHLNGAERNGEDYKLEQKLLLDCVSECVESRYRQVSVGSCKGLVKWEILIQNREWLAKEVYKEIFGWKSLDDTMVDDLVDKDMSTKYGRWLDFDMEAFEEGVEIEKIVLTSLVDELVSDLLLLL; from the exons ATAATGGAGGCTGAAAGGAAACGTGCAAAGGGAGGGTTTTTTCAATTATTTGATTGGAATGGTAAATCTCGAAAGAAGCTGTTTTCAAACAATTCTGAGTTACAAG AAGAATCAAAGAGAGGAAAAGCTGAGGAACATGCAGTGAAGCCGCCGCCTTATTCGGTG CAGAGAGAGGGGGATGAGTATAGTGCCACTTCAAATAATACGCGAAGTGGTGATTTTAATTCTTCTTCTTCAGTGACTAGTGATGAAGGATATGGATCTAGAGCGCCTGGGGTTGTTGCTAGGCTTATGGGGTTGGACTCGTTGCCGACATTGAATGTCTCTGAGCTTTCTTCCATCCCGTACTCAGGGTCTTCTTCTCTTAGAGTATCTCACACTGAAAGAAATACTCCTAATTTATGGAATGAATATCAACCTGCAGACTACGCTAACATTTCTAACAAGCTTGACAGGTCGTCTTCAAATCCCATTGAACCAAGGTCTCGTAAGGTGCAGAACCGACCAATTGAGAGATTTCAGACTGAAATATTGCCTCCAAAGTCAGCAAAGCCAATTCCAATCACTCATCATAAGCTTTTGTCTCCTATCAGGAATCCAGCATTCACCCCAACCAAGAACGCAGCTTATATAATGGAAGCAGCTGCAAAGATTATTGAGGCTAGTCCTCAGGCAACTTCCAAAGGTAAAGTGCCATCATTTGGGTCCTCCTCTGTTCCTTTGAAAATGCGGAATTTGAAAGAGAAAATTGAAGCTGCACATAAAGCATCCAGGCCTCAAAGAGCCGATGAGTGTGGTGAGAGTACGGTGAAGCCTTTGAAAGTACAGCACAAGGACAAGATTCGCTGTAAATCAGATTATACACCAACATTCAGGATAACTAAGGACTCAGAAAAAAGTATTTCTAATGGTTcaaggaaaaagggaaaagcaGTCTCACTTGCAGAACAAGCAAGGGTTAGTATTCAAAGGAAAGAAGGGTCATCATCGAGTTTTAATGGGAGTGTAGTGAACAAGAAGGAAAGGAATGATGCTAAAAGAAAACAGTTTTCTACAAGTGTGTCAGACGTACAAAGGACAGTGGAGAAAAGAACCTCTGCAAACAGGACTAACAATGTGCTGAGGCAGAATAATCAGAAGCAGAATTGCATATCCAATAGAGATTATTCAACATCAAAGAGTTCAACCTTGGACCAACAAGGTAAAAATGGTAGGTCCATAAATGGTACAACAGGGCTTAATAGGACCGTAAACTCCAGGAAGACGGTTTCAGTGGCAACTGATACTGCAAAGGAGGTCCCAATGTCTAGAAGAAAGAATTTGCCTAGAAAGAAACGTCCTGTAAATGAGGATCTTCCAGTTGGAGAAACTGTTCCTGATATATCATCTAAAAATGGTGGTGAAAGGTCCATAAAATGTAATGTTACAGCTGATGGGCACTTAAATCAGGATTCAGATATAAAGAAAACAAGCATGGATgtcatttcatttacatttacatcCCCCTTATCAAGGTCCATGCCTGACGTATCTTCCACTAGTAAAGTTTCTGAACAGAGCAGCAGCTTTGATACTGATCCTTCTAGTGACAATGATTTGCTATTTTTAAAAAGCTCGTCATTTTCTTCTCCTGGATTCAATGTAATTGGTGGGGATGCTCTGAGTGTTATTTTGGAGAAAAAGCTTCAAGAATTGACATGTAGAATCGAGTCATCCAACTGCAATATCATTATAGAGGGGACTTCTGCTAGCCCCACTTCCAGTTTGCAAAACTCAGTGCCCTCATCTGATACAGCAACCACAACATCAGCAGCACATCAAAAAACTCTTCAGGTGGATCTAGATCATGATATCTCATATAGCTCAAGTGACTTTGATCACTCTTCTGACAAGCTGGGGATTGATTGGGGAAAGTGGCAG CTATCTGAAGAAATCGAAGAGCaaaatgctggcagcagcagcaGTGAGAATGACATAGAAGTTGATAACCAACATCCCGGCCTGCTTTTGACTCTTAAACATGCTGTCACGAGTGGTAGCTGCTCAGGTAGCAGAAACA GAGAAATGGACAAAAAGCATTTAACAAGGCCACCAAATTCCGGAGATTGTAAAGAGTCAACCGATTGGGAAAACGGTTTTGTGAAAATGGTGCTAAAAGATTCTGAGCTACTATTTACAGAATATGCATTGGGTCAGACTGAGAAGGTTATGACCCTGAAGGCTTCCAATCAGCTTGAGCATCTGAATGGAGCGGAGAGAAATGGAGAAGATTACAAACTCGAACAAAAGCTTCTACTTGATTGCGTGAGTGAATGCGTGGAGTCAAGGTACAGACAGGTTTCAGTTGGAAGCTGCAAAGGTTTGGTTAAATGGGAAATTTTGATCCAAAATAGGGAGTGGTTGGCAAAAGAGGTGTACAAAGAAATTTTTGGTTGGAAAAGCTTGGATGATACCATGGTGGATGATCTTGTAGACAAGGACATGAGCACAAAGTATGGAAGATGGCTTGATTTTGACATGGAAGCATTTGAAGAGGGTGTAGAAATCGAGAAgattgtattaacttctttagtTGATGAATTAGTTTCTGATTTATTATTATTGCTTTAA
- the LOC108474070 gene encoding uncharacterized protein LOC108474070 isoform X4, protein MTKAIMEAERKRAKGGFFQLFDWNGKSRKKLFSNNSELQESKRGKAEEHAVKPPPYSVREGDEYSATSNNTRSGDFNSSSSVTSDEGYGSRAPGVVARLMGLDSLPTLNVSELSSIPYSGSSSLRVSHTERNTPNLWNEYQPADYANISNKLDRSSSNPIEPRSRKVQNRPIERFQTEILPPKSAKPIPITHHKLLSPIRNPAFTPTKNAAYIMEAAAKIIEASPQATSKGKVPSFGSSSVPLKMRNLKEKIEAAHKASRPQRADECGESTVKPLKVQHKDKIRCKSDYTPTFRITKDSEKSISNGSRKKGKAVSLAEQARVSIQRKEGSSSSFNGSVVNKKERNDAKRKQFSTSVSDVQRTVEKRTSANRTNNVLRQNNQKQNCISNRDYSTSKSSTLDQQGKNGRSINGTTGLNRTVNSRKTVSVATDTAKEVPMSRRKNLPRKKRPVNEDLPVGETVPDISSKNGGERSIKCNVTADGHLNQDSDIKKTSMDVISFTFTSPLSRSMPDVSSTSKVSEQSSSFDTDPSSDNDLLFLKSSSFSSPGFNVIGGDALSVILEKKLQELTCRIESSNCNIIIEGTSASPTSSLQNSVPSSDTATTTSAAHQKTLQVDLDHDISYSSSDFDHSSDKLGIDWGKWQLSEEIEEQNAGSSSSENDIEVDNQHPGLLLTLKHAVTSGSCSGSRNREMDKKHLTRPPNSGDCKESTDWENGFVKMVLKDSELLFTEYALGQTEKVMTLKASNQLEHLNGAERNGEDYKLEQKLLLDCVSECVESRYRQVSVGSCKGLVKWEILIQNREWLAKEVYKEIFGWKSLDDTMVDDLVDKDMSTKYGRWLDFDMEAFEEGVEIEKIVLTSLVDELVSDLLLLL, encoded by the exons ATAATGGAGGCTGAAAGGAAACGTGCAAAGGGAGGGTTTTTTCAATTATTTGATTGGAATGGTAAATCTCGAAAGAAGCTGTTTTCAAACAATTCTGAGTTACAAG AATCAAAGAGAGGAAAAGCTGAGGAACATGCAGTGAAGCCGCCGCCTTATTCGGTG AGAGAGGGGGATGAGTATAGTGCCACTTCAAATAATACGCGAAGTGGTGATTTTAATTCTTCTTCTTCAGTGACTAGTGATGAAGGATATGGATCTAGAGCGCCTGGGGTTGTTGCTAGGCTTATGGGGTTGGACTCGTTGCCGACATTGAATGTCTCTGAGCTTTCTTCCATCCCGTACTCAGGGTCTTCTTCTCTTAGAGTATCTCACACTGAAAGAAATACTCCTAATTTATGGAATGAATATCAACCTGCAGACTACGCTAACATTTCTAACAAGCTTGACAGGTCGTCTTCAAATCCCATTGAACCAAGGTCTCGTAAGGTGCAGAACCGACCAATTGAGAGATTTCAGACTGAAATATTGCCTCCAAAGTCAGCAAAGCCAATTCCAATCACTCATCATAAGCTTTTGTCTCCTATCAGGAATCCAGCATTCACCCCAACCAAGAACGCAGCTTATATAATGGAAGCAGCTGCAAAGATTATTGAGGCTAGTCCTCAGGCAACTTCCAAAGGTAAAGTGCCATCATTTGGGTCCTCCTCTGTTCCTTTGAAAATGCGGAATTTGAAAGAGAAAATTGAAGCTGCACATAAAGCATCCAGGCCTCAAAGAGCCGATGAGTGTGGTGAGAGTACGGTGAAGCCTTTGAAAGTACAGCACAAGGACAAGATTCGCTGTAAATCAGATTATACACCAACATTCAGGATAACTAAGGACTCAGAAAAAAGTATTTCTAATGGTTcaaggaaaaagggaaaagcaGTCTCACTTGCAGAACAAGCAAGGGTTAGTATTCAAAGGAAAGAAGGGTCATCATCGAGTTTTAATGGGAGTGTAGTGAACAAGAAGGAAAGGAATGATGCTAAAAGAAAACAGTTTTCTACAAGTGTGTCAGACGTACAAAGGACAGTGGAGAAAAGAACCTCTGCAAACAGGACTAACAATGTGCTGAGGCAGAATAATCAGAAGCAGAATTGCATATCCAATAGAGATTATTCAACATCAAAGAGTTCAACCTTGGACCAACAAGGTAAAAATGGTAGGTCCATAAATGGTACAACAGGGCTTAATAGGACCGTAAACTCCAGGAAGACGGTTTCAGTGGCAACTGATACTGCAAAGGAGGTCCCAATGTCTAGAAGAAAGAATTTGCCTAGAAAGAAACGTCCTGTAAATGAGGATCTTCCAGTTGGAGAAACTGTTCCTGATATATCATCTAAAAATGGTGGTGAAAGGTCCATAAAATGTAATGTTACAGCTGATGGGCACTTAAATCAGGATTCAGATATAAAGAAAACAAGCATGGATgtcatttcatttacatttacatcCCCCTTATCAAGGTCCATGCCTGACGTATCTTCCACTAGTAAAGTTTCTGAACAGAGCAGCAGCTTTGATACTGATCCTTCTAGTGACAATGATTTGCTATTTTTAAAAAGCTCGTCATTTTCTTCTCCTGGATTCAATGTAATTGGTGGGGATGCTCTGAGTGTTATTTTGGAGAAAAAGCTTCAAGAATTGACATGTAGAATCGAGTCATCCAACTGCAATATCATTATAGAGGGGACTTCTGCTAGCCCCACTTCCAGTTTGCAAAACTCAGTGCCCTCATCTGATACAGCAACCACAACATCAGCAGCACATCAAAAAACTCTTCAGGTGGATCTAGATCATGATATCTCATATAGCTCAAGTGACTTTGATCACTCTTCTGACAAGCTGGGGATTGATTGGGGAAAGTGGCAG CTATCTGAAGAAATCGAAGAGCaaaatgctggcagcagcagcaGTGAGAATGACATAGAAGTTGATAACCAACATCCCGGCCTGCTTTTGACTCTTAAACATGCTGTCACGAGTGGTAGCTGCTCAGGTAGCAGAAACA GAGAAATGGACAAAAAGCATTTAACAAGGCCACCAAATTCCGGAGATTGTAAAGAGTCAACCGATTGGGAAAACGGTTTTGTGAAAATGGTGCTAAAAGATTCTGAGCTACTATTTACAGAATATGCATTGGGTCAGACTGAGAAGGTTATGACCCTGAAGGCTTCCAATCAGCTTGAGCATCTGAATGGAGCGGAGAGAAATGGAGAAGATTACAAACTCGAACAAAAGCTTCTACTTGATTGCGTGAGTGAATGCGTGGAGTCAAGGTACAGACAGGTTTCAGTTGGAAGCTGCAAAGGTTTGGTTAAATGGGAAATTTTGATCCAAAATAGGGAGTGGTTGGCAAAAGAGGTGTACAAAGAAATTTTTGGTTGGAAAAGCTTGGATGATACCATGGTGGATGATCTTGTAGACAAGGACATGAGCACAAAGTATGGAAGATGGCTTGATTTTGACATGGAAGCATTTGAAGAGGGTGTAGAAATCGAGAAgattgtattaacttctttagtTGATGAATTAGTTTCTGATTTATTATTATTGCTTTAA
- the LOC108474070 gene encoding uncharacterized protein LOC108474070 isoform X2, translated as MTKAIMEAERKRAKGGFFQLFDWNGKSRKKLFSNNSELQEESKRGKAEEHAVKPPPYSVREGDEYSATSNNTRSGDFNSSSSVTSDEGYGSRAPGVVARLMGLDSLPTLNVSELSSIPYSGSSSLRVSHTERNTPNLWNEYQPADYANISNKLDRSSSNPIEPRSRKVQNRPIERFQTEILPPKSAKPIPITHHKLLSPIRNPAFTPTKNAAYIMEAAAKIIEASPQATSKGKVPSFGSSSVPLKMRNLKEKIEAAHKASRPQRADECGESTVKPLKVQHKDKIRCKSDYTPTFRITKDSEKSISNGSRKKGKAVSLAEQARVSIQRKEGSSSSFNGSVVNKKERNDAKRKQFSTSVSDVQRTVEKRTSANRTNNVLRQNNQKQNCISNRDYSTSKSSTLDQQGKNGRSINGTTGLNRTVNSRKTVSVATDTAKEVPMSRRKNLPRKKRPVNEDLPVGETVPDISSKNGGERSIKCNVTADGHLNQDSDIKKTSMDVISFTFTSPLSRSMPDVSSTSKVSEQSSSFDTDPSSDNDLLFLKSSSFSSPGFNVIGGDALSVILEKKLQELTCRIESSNCNIIIEGTSASPTSSLQNSVPSSDTATTTSAAHQKTLQVDLDHDISYSSSDFDHSSDKLGIDWGKWQLSEEIEEQNAGSSSSENDIEVDNQHPGLLLTLKHAVTSGSCSGSRNREMDKKHLTRPPNSGDCKESTDWENGFVKMVLKDSELLFTEYALGQTEKVMTLKASNQLEHLNGAERNGEDYKLEQKLLLDCVSECVESRYRQVSVGSCKGLVKWEILIQNREWLAKEVYKEIFGWKSLDDTMVDDLVDKDMSTKYGRWLDFDMEAFEEGVEIEKIVLTSLVDELVSDLLLLL; from the exons ATAATGGAGGCTGAAAGGAAACGTGCAAAGGGAGGGTTTTTTCAATTATTTGATTGGAATGGTAAATCTCGAAAGAAGCTGTTTTCAAACAATTCTGAGTTACAAG AAGAATCAAAGAGAGGAAAAGCTGAGGAACATGCAGTGAAGCCGCCGCCTTATTCGGTG AGAGAGGGGGATGAGTATAGTGCCACTTCAAATAATACGCGAAGTGGTGATTTTAATTCTTCTTCTTCAGTGACTAGTGATGAAGGATATGGATCTAGAGCGCCTGGGGTTGTTGCTAGGCTTATGGGGTTGGACTCGTTGCCGACATTGAATGTCTCTGAGCTTTCTTCCATCCCGTACTCAGGGTCTTCTTCTCTTAGAGTATCTCACACTGAAAGAAATACTCCTAATTTATGGAATGAATATCAACCTGCAGACTACGCTAACATTTCTAACAAGCTTGACAGGTCGTCTTCAAATCCCATTGAACCAAGGTCTCGTAAGGTGCAGAACCGACCAATTGAGAGATTTCAGACTGAAATATTGCCTCCAAAGTCAGCAAAGCCAATTCCAATCACTCATCATAAGCTTTTGTCTCCTATCAGGAATCCAGCATTCACCCCAACCAAGAACGCAGCTTATATAATGGAAGCAGCTGCAAAGATTATTGAGGCTAGTCCTCAGGCAACTTCCAAAGGTAAAGTGCCATCATTTGGGTCCTCCTCTGTTCCTTTGAAAATGCGGAATTTGAAAGAGAAAATTGAAGCTGCACATAAAGCATCCAGGCCTCAAAGAGCCGATGAGTGTGGTGAGAGTACGGTGAAGCCTTTGAAAGTACAGCACAAGGACAAGATTCGCTGTAAATCAGATTATACACCAACATTCAGGATAACTAAGGACTCAGAAAAAAGTATTTCTAATGGTTcaaggaaaaagggaaaagcaGTCTCACTTGCAGAACAAGCAAGGGTTAGTATTCAAAGGAAAGAAGGGTCATCATCGAGTTTTAATGGGAGTGTAGTGAACAAGAAGGAAAGGAATGATGCTAAAAGAAAACAGTTTTCTACAAGTGTGTCAGACGTACAAAGGACAGTGGAGAAAAGAACCTCTGCAAACAGGACTAACAATGTGCTGAGGCAGAATAATCAGAAGCAGAATTGCATATCCAATAGAGATTATTCAACATCAAAGAGTTCAACCTTGGACCAACAAGGTAAAAATGGTAGGTCCATAAATGGTACAACAGGGCTTAATAGGACCGTAAACTCCAGGAAGACGGTTTCAGTGGCAACTGATACTGCAAAGGAGGTCCCAATGTCTAGAAGAAAGAATTTGCCTAGAAAGAAACGTCCTGTAAATGAGGATCTTCCAGTTGGAGAAACTGTTCCTGATATATCATCTAAAAATGGTGGTGAAAGGTCCATAAAATGTAATGTTACAGCTGATGGGCACTTAAATCAGGATTCAGATATAAAGAAAACAAGCATGGATgtcatttcatttacatttacatcCCCCTTATCAAGGTCCATGCCTGACGTATCTTCCACTAGTAAAGTTTCTGAACAGAGCAGCAGCTTTGATACTGATCCTTCTAGTGACAATGATTTGCTATTTTTAAAAAGCTCGTCATTTTCTTCTCCTGGATTCAATGTAATTGGTGGGGATGCTCTGAGTGTTATTTTGGAGAAAAAGCTTCAAGAATTGACATGTAGAATCGAGTCATCCAACTGCAATATCATTATAGAGGGGACTTCTGCTAGCCCCACTTCCAGTTTGCAAAACTCAGTGCCCTCATCTGATACAGCAACCACAACATCAGCAGCACATCAAAAAACTCTTCAGGTGGATCTAGATCATGATATCTCATATAGCTCAAGTGACTTTGATCACTCTTCTGACAAGCTGGGGATTGATTGGGGAAAGTGGCAG CTATCTGAAGAAATCGAAGAGCaaaatgctggcagcagcagcaGTGAGAATGACATAGAAGTTGATAACCAACATCCCGGCCTGCTTTTGACTCTTAAACATGCTGTCACGAGTGGTAGCTGCTCAGGTAGCAGAAACA GAGAAATGGACAAAAAGCATTTAACAAGGCCACCAAATTCCGGAGATTGTAAAGAGTCAACCGATTGGGAAAACGGTTTTGTGAAAATGGTGCTAAAAGATTCTGAGCTACTATTTACAGAATATGCATTGGGTCAGACTGAGAAGGTTATGACCCTGAAGGCTTCCAATCAGCTTGAGCATCTGAATGGAGCGGAGAGAAATGGAGAAGATTACAAACTCGAACAAAAGCTTCTACTTGATTGCGTGAGTGAATGCGTGGAGTCAAGGTACAGACAGGTTTCAGTTGGAAGCTGCAAAGGTTTGGTTAAATGGGAAATTTTGATCCAAAATAGGGAGTGGTTGGCAAAAGAGGTGTACAAAGAAATTTTTGGTTGGAAAAGCTTGGATGATACCATGGTGGATGATCTTGTAGACAAGGACATGAGCACAAAGTATGGAAGATGGCTTGATTTTGACATGGAAGCATTTGAAGAGGGTGTAGAAATCGAGAAgattgtattaacttctttagtTGATGAATTAGTTTCTGATTTATTATTATTGCTTTAA